One stretch of Pseudomonas fluorescens Q2-87 DNA includes these proteins:
- a CDS encoding YeaH/YhbH family protein, with protein sequence MSYVIDRRLNGKNKSTVNRQRFLRRYRDHIKKAVEEAVSRRSITDMEHGEQISIPGRDIDEPVLHHGRGGKQTVVHPGNKEFTSGEHIPRPQGGGGGKGPGKAGNSGEGMDEFVFQITQEEFLEFMFEDLELPNLVKRNLTGTDTFKTVRAGISNEGNPSRINIIRTLRSAHARRIALSGSSRAKLREAKEELARLKREEPDNFGDIQDLEAEIEKLSARIHRVPFLDTFDLKYNLLIKQPNPSSKAVMFCLMDVSGSMTQATKDIAKRFFILLYLFLKRNYDKIDVVFIRHHTSAREVDEEEFFYSRETGGTIVSSALKLMQEIMAERYPANEWNIYAAQASDGDNWNDDSPICRDILINQIMPFVQYYTYVEITPREHQALWYEYERIAEAFSDTFAQQQLVSAGDIYPVFRELFQRRLVT encoded by the coding sequence ATGAGTTATGTGATCGACCGACGCCTTAATGGCAAGAACAAGAGCACGGTGAACCGCCAGCGTTTCCTGCGGCGTTACCGTGACCACATCAAGAAGGCCGTCGAAGAGGCGGTCAGTCGCCGTTCCATTACCGACATGGAGCACGGCGAGCAGATCAGTATCCCCGGCCGCGACATCGACGAGCCGGTGCTTCACCATGGCCGCGGCGGCAAACAGACCGTGGTGCATCCCGGGAACAAGGAATTCACCAGCGGCGAGCACATCCCTCGCCCGCAGGGCGGAGGCGGCGGCAAGGGGCCCGGCAAGGCCGGCAACTCCGGCGAAGGCATGGATGAGTTCGTCTTCCAGATCACCCAGGAGGAATTCCTGGAGTTCATGTTCGAAGACCTTGAGCTGCCGAACCTGGTCAAGCGCAACCTGACGGGCACCGACACCTTCAAGACCGTGCGCGCCGGTATCAGCAACGAAGGCAATCCGTCACGCATCAACATCATTCGCACCCTTCGCTCGGCGCATGCCCGGCGTATCGCCCTATCGGGCAGCAGCCGGGCGAAATTGCGCGAAGCCAAGGAAGAACTGGCCCGTCTCAAGCGCGAAGAACCGGACAACTTCGGCGATATACAGGATCTGGAAGCGGAAATCGAAAAACTCAGCGCACGCATCCACCGAGTGCCGTTCCTAGATACGTTCGACCTCAAATACAACTTATTGATCAAACAGCCCAACCCCAGCTCAAAGGCGGTGATGTTCTGCCTGATGGACGTCTCCGGCTCCATGACCCAGGCCACCAAGGATATCGCCAAGCGCTTCTTCATCCTGCTGTACCTGTTCCTGAAGCGGAACTACGACAAGATCGATGTAGTGTTCATCCGCCACCACACCAGCGCCAGAGAAGTGGACGAGGAAGAGTTTTTCTATTCCAGGGAAACCGGCGGCACGATTGTTTCCAGCGCCCTGAAGCTGATGCAGGAGATCATGGCGGAGCGCTACCCGGCCAATGAATGGAATATCTATGCGGCCCAGGCCTCCGACGGTGACAACTGGAACGATGATTCGCCGATCTGCCGGGACATTCTGATCAACCAGATCATGCCGTTCGTCCAGTACTACACCTATGTGGAAATCACTCCACGAGAACATCAGGCTTTGTGGTACGAATACGAACGGATAGCCGAAGCGTTTTCCGACACATTTGCCCAACAGCAACTGGTCTCGGCCGGGGATATCTACCCGGTCTTCCGTGAACTCTTCCAGCGCAGGTTAGTGACATGA
- a CDS encoding multifunctional CCA addition/repair protein, with protein sequence MQIYKVGGAVRDRLLGIPVTDIDRVVVGATAEEMLAKGFRPVGADFPVFLDPKTGEEYALARTERKSGRGYGGFVFHASPEVTLEEDLIRRDLTINAMAEDEHGNLTDPYHGQRDLEARVLRHVSPAFAEDPLRVLRVARFAARYAPLGFKVADETLELMRQLSDSGELEALTAERSWKEISRALMENQPQVFIQVLRDCTALKMLMPEVDALFGVPQPEAHHPEIDTGAHTLSVLEQAARHKQPLTVRWACLLHDLGKGLTPEHEWPRHIAHEHKGLKPIKAVNERFKAPRDCQELALLVGQYHTHGHRALELKASTLLELLQSFDVYRRPQRFEEFIAACEMDARGRKGLEERSYPQADYLRGAAAAARGVAVQPLLEKGFKGPELGEAIKRERLRALKAYKAAAN encoded by the coding sequence ATGCAGATCTACAAAGTTGGCGGTGCCGTTCGCGACCGCTTGCTGGGCATTCCTGTCACTGACATAGACCGGGTCGTCGTCGGGGCAACCGCCGAGGAAATGCTCGCCAAGGGTTTTCGTCCTGTGGGAGCCGATTTTCCAGTATTTCTCGACCCGAAGACCGGTGAGGAATACGCCCTCGCCCGCACCGAACGCAAAAGTGGCCGGGGTTATGGCGGCTTCGTGTTCCATGCCAGCCCTGAAGTGACTCTTGAAGAAGACCTGATCCGCAGGGACCTGACGATCAACGCCATGGCGGAAGATGAGCATGGCAATCTAACCGATCCGTACCATGGCCAGCGTGATCTCGAAGCTCGCGTACTGCGCCACGTATCCCCGGCATTTGCCGAAGATCCGCTACGAGTCCTGCGTGTTGCCCGCTTTGCCGCGCGTTATGCACCGCTAGGTTTCAAGGTAGCGGACGAAACCCTCGAACTGATGCGCCAGCTCAGCGATTCCGGTGAGCTGGAGGCGTTGACGGCCGAGCGCAGTTGGAAAGAAATCTCCCGCGCCCTCATGGAAAACCAGCCACAAGTGTTTATCCAGGTGTTGCGCGACTGCACGGCCCTGAAGATGTTGATGCCGGAGGTCGACGCACTGTTTGGAGTGCCGCAACCCGAAGCTCATCATCCGGAAATCGATACCGGCGCCCACACCCTGAGCGTGCTGGAGCAGGCAGCGCGGCATAAACAACCACTGACGGTCCGCTGGGCCTGCCTGCTCCATGACCTGGGGAAAGGCTTGACGCCCGAGCACGAATGGCCGCGACACATCGCTCATGAACACAAGGGGCTGAAACCGATCAAAGCCGTCAACGAGCGCTTCAAGGCGCCACGTGATTGCCAGGAATTGGCCCTGCTGGTTGGCCAATACCATACCCATGGCCATCGTGCGCTTGAGTTGAAAGCATCCACCTTGCTTGAGCTGTTGCAAAGTTTTGACGTTTACCGCCGCCCACAGCGTTTTGAGGAATTCATCGCCGCATGCGAGATGGATGCCCGAGGGCGCAAAGGACTTGAAGAACGAAGTTATCCACAGGCTGACTACCTGCGGGGCGCAGCGGCGGCGGCTCGCGGGGTGGCGGTGCAGCCGCTGTTGGAGAAAGGCTTCAAGGGGCCGGAGCTGGGAGAGGCGATCAAGCGGGAACGCCTGAGGGCACTCAAGGCGTACAAGGCAGCCGCTAACTGA
- the glpE gene encoding thiosulfate sulfurtransferase GlpE codes for MSAFKRIPPEQAQALREQGAVVVDVRDPATFAALHISGSTHLDNHSIADFIRAADLDAPVVVVCYHGNSSQSAAAYLVSQGFTDVYSLDGGFELWRVTYPSEIAQGTQE; via the coding sequence ATGTCAGCCTTCAAACGTATCCCCCCGGAACAGGCCCAAGCCTTGCGCGAACAAGGCGCGGTCGTCGTCGATGTCCGTGACCCGGCCACTTTTGCCGCCTTGCACATCAGTGGCTCCACGCATCTGGATAACCACTCCATCGCCGACTTTATCCGTGCCGCCGATCTCGATGCGCCGGTTGTCGTGGTCTGCTATCACGGCAACTCCAGCCAGAGCGCAGCCGCTTACCTGGTCAGCCAGGGTTTCACCGATGTGTACAGCCTGGATGGCGGTTTCGAGCTGTGGCGCGTGACTTATCCTTCGGAAATCGCCCAAGGCACGCAGGAATAA
- the folB gene encoding dihydroneopterin aldolase yields MDRVFIEGLEVDTVIGAYDWERGIRQCLRLDLSFAWDNRPAAAGDDLTLALDYASVSARIQAFAAQAQFQLVETFAERLAQELMDEFKITWLRLKVTKPGAVPAASGVGVEIERGCR; encoded by the coding sequence TTGGACAGAGTGTTTATCGAGGGCCTGGAAGTCGACACGGTAATCGGTGCCTACGACTGGGAGCGAGGCATACGACAATGTCTTCGACTTGATCTGAGTTTCGCCTGGGATAACCGCCCGGCCGCTGCAGGCGATGACCTGACCTTGGCGCTCGATTACGCCAGCGTATCGGCGCGCATCCAGGCGTTTGCCGCACAGGCGCAGTTCCAATTGGTCGAGACCTTTGCCGAACGGCTGGCCCAGGAGCTCATGGACGAATTCAAGATCACCTGGCTGCGTCTGAAAGTGACCAAGCCAGGCGCCGTACCGGCGGCCAGTGGCGTTGGCGTGGAGATCGAGCGCGGATGTCGCTGA
- a CDS encoding PrkA family serine protein kinase, whose product MSIFSHFQQRFESTRQEEYSLQEYLELCKQDRSAYVSAAERLLLAIGEPELLDTSTNSRLSRIFSNKVIRRYPAFADFHGMEECIEQIVSYFRHAAQGLEEKKQILYLLGPVGGGKSSLAEKLKQLIEKVPFYAIKGSPVFESPLGLFNATEDGAILEEDFGIPRRYLNTIMSPWATKRLAEFGGDISQFRVVKLYPSILNQIAVAKTEPGDENNQDISALVGKVDIRKLEEFPQNDADAYSYSGALCRANQGLMEFVEMFKAPIKVLHPLLTATQEGNYNSTEGLGAIPFTGILLAHSNESEWHTFRNNKNNEAFIDRIYIVKVPYCLRVSDEVKIYDKLLFNSSLSKAHCAPDTLKMLAQFTVLSRLKEPENSNIYSKMRVYDGENLKDTDPKAKSIQEYRDNAGVDEGMNGLSTRFAFKILSKVFNFDPHEIAANPVHLLYVLEQQIEQEQFQAETRERYLRFLKEYLAPRYIEFIGKEIQTAYLESYSEYGQNIFDRYVLYADFWIQDQEYRDPETGEILNRVALNEELEKIEKPAGISNPKDFRNEIVNFVLRARANNNGKNPTWLSYEKLRVVIEKKMFSNTEDLLPVISFNAKASKEDQQKHNDFVTRMVERGYTDKQVRLLSEWYLRVRKSQ is encoded by the coding sequence ATGAGTATTTTTAGCCACTTCCAGCAACGTTTCGAGTCCACGCGGCAGGAGGAATACTCGCTGCAGGAATACCTCGAACTCTGCAAGCAGGACCGCAGCGCCTATGTGTCGGCTGCGGAGCGGCTGTTGCTGGCAATCGGAGAACCGGAACTGCTGGATACCTCGACCAATTCGAGGCTCTCGCGGATCTTCTCCAACAAGGTGATCCGCCGCTATCCGGCCTTTGCCGACTTCCACGGGATGGAAGAATGCATCGAACAGATCGTGTCCTATTTCCGCCATGCCGCCCAAGGCCTGGAGGAAAAGAAACAAATCCTCTATCTGCTCGGCCCCGTGGGGGGCGGTAAGTCGTCCCTGGCCGAGAAACTCAAGCAACTGATCGAAAAAGTGCCGTTCTACGCCATCAAGGGCTCGCCGGTGTTCGAATCGCCCCTGGGGCTGTTCAATGCCACCGAGGACGGCGCGATCCTCGAGGAAGACTTCGGCATTCCCCGACGCTACCTCAACACCATCATGTCACCATGGGCCACCAAGCGCCTGGCCGAGTTCGGCGGTGACATCAGTCAGTTCCGGGTGGTCAAGCTCTACCCCTCGATCCTCAACCAGATCGCAGTGGCCAAGACCGAACCGGGCGATGAGAACAACCAGGATATCTCGGCACTGGTGGGCAAGGTCGATATCCGCAAACTGGAAGAATTCCCACAGAACGACGCCGACGCCTACAGCTACTCGGGTGCGCTGTGCCGGGCCAACCAGGGCCTGATGGAATTCGTCGAGATGTTCAAGGCGCCGATCAAGGTACTGCACCCTCTGCTGACCGCCACCCAGGAAGGCAACTACAACAGTACCGAGGGCCTGGGGGCGATTCCGTTCACCGGTATCCTGCTGGCCCACTCCAACGAGTCGGAATGGCACACCTTCCGCAACAACAAGAACAACGAAGCCTTCATCGACCGTATCTACATCGTCAAGGTGCCGTACTGCCTGCGCGTATCGGATGAAGTGAAGATCTACGACAAGCTGCTGTTCAACAGCTCGCTGTCCAAGGCCCATTGCGCCCCGGACACCTTGAAGATGCTTGCCCAGTTCACTGTGCTGTCGCGCCTCAAGGAGCCGGAGAACTCGAACATCTATTCGAAGATGCGCGTGTACGACGGTGAAAACCTCAAGGACACCGATCCGAAGGCCAAGTCGATCCAGGAGTACCGCGACAACGCCGGCGTCGACGAAGGGATGAACGGGCTGTCCACGCGCTTCGCGTTCAAGATCCTGTCCAAGGTCTTCAACTTCGACCCCCACGAGATCGCGGCTAACCCGGTTCACCTGCTGTATGTACTCGAGCAGCAGATCGAGCAGGAGCAATTCCAGGCGGAAACCCGCGAACGTTACCTGCGCTTCCTCAAGGAATACCTGGCGCCGCGCTATATCGAATTCATCGGCAAGGAAATCCAGACGGCGTACCTGGAGTCCTACAGCGAATACGGCCAGAACATCTTCGACCGCTACGTGCTGTACGCAGACTTCTGGATTCAGGATCAGGAATACCGCGACCCGGAAACAGGGGAAATCCTCAACCGCGTGGCGCTGAACGAAGAACTGGAGAAAATCGAGAAGCCCGCCGGTATCAGCAATCCGAAGGATTTCCGCAACGAAATCGTCAACTTCGTCTTGCGCGCCCGGGCCAACAACAACGGCAAGAACCCAACGTGGCTCAGCTATGAAAAGCTGCGGGTGGTCATCGAGAAGAAAATGTTCTCCAACACCGAAGACCTGCTGCCCGTTATCAGCTTCAACGCCAAGGCCAGCAAGGAGGACCAGCAAAAACACAACGACTTCGTTACACGCATGGTCGAACGTGGCTACACCGACAAACAGGTACGGCTGCTCTCCGAGTGGTATCTGCGGGTCCGGAAATCGCAGTGA
- a CDS encoding SpoVR family protein: MTAKKEQKRQPISTGSEWTFELIQAYDREISRIADRYALDTYPNQIEVITAEQMMDAYASVGMPLGYHHWSYGKHFLSTEKSYSRGQMGLAYEIVINSDPCIAYLMEENTICMQALVVAHACYGHNSFFKGNYLFRTWTDASSIIDYLVFAKQYIMQCEERHGIDAVEDLLDSCHALMNYGVDRYKRPYPISAEEERRRQKDREEHLQKQINDLWRTIPKGADKYNEKDSARFPAEPQENILYFIEKHAPLLEPWQREIVRIVRKIAQYFYPQRQTQVMNEGWATFWHYTLMNDLYDEGLVTDGFMMEFLTSHTSVVFQPGFDSPYYSGINPYALGFAMYRDIRRMCENPTEEDRRWFPEIAGSDWLSSIKFAMSSFKDESFILQYLSPKVIRDLKLFSILDDDQKDDLLVPAIHDESGYRIIRETLAAQYNLGNREPNVQIYSIDRRGDRSLTLRHQAHNRKPLGDSTDEVLKHLHRLWGFDIHLETLQGDQVMKTHHVPPRNEQTEGDYGRLDLAVIHL; this comes from the coding sequence ATGACCGCCAAAAAAGAGCAGAAGCGCCAACCCATTTCCACCGGCTCCGAATGGACGTTCGAGCTGATCCAGGCCTACGACCGCGAAATCAGCCGTATCGCGGACCGTTATGCGCTCGATACCTATCCGAACCAGATCGAAGTGATCACCGCCGAGCAAATGATGGATGCCTACGCGTCCGTCGGCATGCCACTGGGCTATCACCACTGGTCCTACGGCAAGCATTTCCTCAGCACCGAGAAATCCTACAGCCGCGGCCAGATGGGGCTGGCCTATGAAATCGTGATCAACTCCGATCCCTGCATTGCCTACCTGATGGAAGAGAACACCATCTGCATGCAAGCCCTGGTGGTGGCCCATGCCTGCTACGGGCACAACAGCTTCTTCAAGGGCAACTACCTGTTCCGCACTTGGACCGATGCCAGCTCGATCATCGATTACCTGGTGTTCGCCAAGCAATACATCATGCAATGCGAGGAGCGCCACGGCATCGATGCGGTGGAAGACCTGCTGGACTCCTGCCACGCCCTGATGAACTATGGCGTTGACCGCTATAAACGGCCGTATCCGATTTCCGCCGAAGAAGAGCGCCGGCGCCAGAAAGACCGCGAAGAGCACCTGCAAAAACAGATCAACGATCTATGGCGCACCATTCCCAAAGGCGCGGACAAGTACAACGAGAAGGACAGCGCTCGCTTTCCTGCCGAGCCGCAGGAAAACATCCTGTATTTCATCGAGAAACACGCGCCGCTGCTGGAGCCATGGCAGCGGGAAATCGTGCGCATCGTGCGCAAGATCGCCCAATACTTTTATCCACAGCGCCAGACGCAGGTCATGAACGAGGGGTGGGCCACCTTCTGGCACTACACATTGATGAACGACCTGTACGACGAAGGTCTGGTCACGGACGGCTTCATGATGGAGTTCTTGACGTCCCACACCAGCGTCGTCTTCCAGCCTGGCTTCGACAGCCCGTACTACAGCGGCATCAACCCCTACGCACTGGGCTTCGCCATGTATCGCGATATCCGGCGCATGTGCGAGAACCCTACCGAAGAGGATCGTCGCTGGTTTCCCGAGATCGCCGGTTCGGACTGGTTGTCTTCGATCAAATTCGCCATGAGCAGTTTCAAGGATGAGAGTTTCATCCTGCAGTACCTCTCGCCCAAGGTGATTCGCGACCTGAAGCTATTCAGCATTTTGGATGACGATCAGAAAGATGACCTGCTGGTGCCTGCGATCCATGATGAAAGCGGTTACCGCATCATCCGCGAAACCCTGGCTGCGCAGTACAACCTGGGCAATCGCGAACCCAATGTGCAGATCTACAGCATCGATCGTCGGGGAGACCGCTCGCTGACGCTGCGGCACCAGGCACACAACCGCAAACCACTGGGCGACTCCACTGATGAAGTGCTCAAGCACTTGCATCGACTCTGGGGCTTCGACATTCACCTGGAAACCCTGCAAGGCGACCAAGTGATGAAAACCCATCACGTGCCCCCGAGAAACGAACAAACCGAAGGCGATTATGGGCGTCTAGACCTGGCCGTCATTCATCTCTGA
- the folK gene encoding 2-amino-4-hydroxy-6-hydroxymethyldihydropteridine diphosphokinase, which produces MSLTQVYLGLGSNIERETHLCAGLEALAGFLADIRCSAVFESQPVGIKSGPFFNFVVSAFTDLPLMELDRRLKFIEADNGRYAPDRKGLPLDIDVLLYGEQVGNFDGLILPRAEILKNAFVLWPLSLIAPDRIHPGVGKSFATLWEESQIDQVLAPVAFEWRGKQLTPSSLL; this is translated from the coding sequence ATGTCGCTGACTCAGGTTTACCTCGGGCTCGGCAGCAATATCGAGCGCGAAACCCACTTATGCGCGGGCCTTGAGGCCTTGGCCGGTTTCCTCGCGGATATACGCTGTTCGGCCGTGTTCGAAAGCCAGCCGGTGGGTATCAAGAGCGGGCCATTCTTCAACTTTGTCGTGTCGGCCTTCACGGACTTGCCGCTGATGGAGCTGGATCGTCGCCTCAAGTTCATCGAGGCGGACAACGGTCGTTATGCACCGGACCGCAAGGGATTGCCGCTGGATATCGACGTCTTGTTGTATGGCGAACAGGTCGGCAACTTCGATGGGCTGATTCTGCCGCGTGCCGAAATCCTCAAGAATGCTTTTGTCCTGTGGCCGTTGTCGTTGATCGCACCGGATCGGATTCATCCCGGCGTAGGCAAGAGCTTTGCCACGTTGTGGGAGGAATCACAGATAGACCAGGTGTTGGCGCCGGTGGCATTCGAATGGCGGGGCAAGCAGCTTACGCCATCGAGTCTGCTTTGA
- the apaG gene encoding Co2+/Mg2+ efflux protein ApaG: MSDPRYQVDVSVTTRFLAEQSQPELNRFAFAYTITVRNNGSLPARLMSRHWVITDGDGHVEQVRGEGVVGQQPLIDAGKSHNYSSGTVMTTRVGTMQGTYQMLAEDGKRFDAIIKPFRLAVPGALH, translated from the coding sequence ATGTCCGATCCTCGCTACCAGGTCGACGTCAGCGTCACCACCCGCTTCTTGGCAGAACAGTCGCAACCCGAACTCAACCGTTTCGCCTTCGCCTACACCATTACCGTGCGCAACAACGGCTCGCTGCCGGCCAGGTTGATGTCGCGGCACTGGGTCATCACCGACGGCGACGGGCATGTCGAGCAAGTGCGGGGCGAGGGCGTGGTCGGCCAGCAGCCCCTCATCGACGCCGGCAAAAGCCACAACTACAGTAGCGGCACCGTGATGACGACACGGGTCGGCACAATGCAGGGCACTTACCAGATGCTGGCTGAAGATGGCAAACGCTTCGACGCCATCATCAAACCCTTCCGCCTGGCCGTGCCGGGGGCCCTGCACTGA
- a CDS encoding symmetrical bis(5'-nucleosyl)-tetraphosphatase: MATYAVGDLQGCLDPLKCLLERVAFDPQNDTLWLVGDLVNRGPQSLETLRFLYSIRQSLVCVLGNHDLHLLAAWQNIERLKKSDTLGEILAAPDCVELLEWLRQQKLMHYDEQRNLALVHAGIAPQWSLRKALKCAGEVEQALRDDNLFAPYLDGMYGNEPVKWDNDLTGIARLRVITNYFTRMRFCTVEGKLDLKGKEGIETAPPGYAPWFKHKERKTRSLKIIFGHWAALEGQCDEPGVYALDTGCVWGGAMTLMNIDTGEQLRCDCDEQGHARAPHPNTASMPAGTAC; the protein is encoded by the coding sequence ATGGCCACGTATGCGGTCGGCGACCTGCAAGGTTGCCTCGACCCACTCAAGTGCTTGCTGGAACGGGTCGCCTTCGACCCTCAGAACGACACGCTGTGGCTGGTGGGAGACCTGGTCAACCGTGGCCCGCAGTCACTTGAGACTTTGCGTTTTCTCTATAGCATCCGCCAGTCGCTCGTGTGCGTGCTCGGCAACCACGACCTGCATCTGCTGGCCGCGTGGCAGAACATCGAGCGCCTGAAAAAATCCGACACCCTGGGCGAAATACTCGCCGCCCCCGATTGCGTCGAACTGCTGGAGTGGCTACGCCAGCAAAAACTCATGCATTACGACGAACAGCGCAACCTGGCGCTGGTCCATGCCGGGATTGCGCCCCAGTGGTCGCTGCGCAAGGCACTCAAGTGCGCCGGCGAAGTCGAGCAGGCGCTGCGTGACGACAACCTGTTCGCCCCCTACCTGGATGGCATGTACGGTAACGAACCGGTCAAATGGGACAACGACCTCACCGGCATCGCCCGGCTTCGGGTCATCACCAACTACTTCACTCGCATGCGCTTCTGCACCGTCGAGGGCAAGCTTGACCTCAAGGGCAAGGAAGGCATCGAGACCGCCCCGCCCGGCTACGCCCCCTGGTTCAAGCACAAGGAGCGCAAGACCCGCAGCCTGAAGATCATTTTCGGTCACTGGGCGGCCCTGGAAGGCCAATGCGACGAGCCCGGGGTCTACGCCCTCGATACCGGCTGCGTATGGGGCGGCGCGATGACGCTGATGAACATCGACACTGGCGAGCAATTGCGTTGTGATTGCGACGAACAGGGCCACGCCAGGGCCCCTCACCCGAACACTGCATCGATGCCGGCCGGTACCGCCTGTTGA